One region of Oryza sativa Japonica Group chromosome 5, ASM3414082v1 genomic DNA includes:
- the LOC107280957 gene encoding uncharacterized protein, whose protein sequence is MAAPELNSLMDDVVEEILLRLPPDDPSCAVRASLVCKRWRRLLTDDPCFQRRYRAFHRRRARAPPPLLGFIHHVSDDQHPGAPTVSRFVLTNAFRPAEPERRRGWWWPIDCRHGRALFHSAGEGLAVWDPMAGDVRWQQEPRIPASDCMYSTAAVACAAPGCDHDHDHGDCGGGPFVLVFVAVDERHETASAFSCSSETGEWSSAPSTVHLDRETVLRYDLAKLELSAIEPPEVHSDVLLTTTEGGDLGLAILDDQRYLRLWAWAADHGVTRRWVRRRVVDLFAELPFLQHVLPLNLTGFDEGTGMIFFQASDGDYAIDELMSSPRAKKLWGRDNFSNVFPYRSFYVHSNSLRRRLT, encoded by the exons ATGGCGGCGCCAGAGTTGAATAGTTTGATGGACGACGTCGTCGAAGAGATCCTCCTGCGCCTCCCGCCGGACGATCCCTCGTGCGCCGTCCGCGCCTCCCTCGTCTGCAAACGCtggcgccgcctcctcaccgATGACCCGTGCTTCCAACGCCGCTACCGCGCGTTCCACCGCCGCcgagcgcgcgcgccgcctccgctgctGGGCTTCATCCACCACGTCTCCGACGACCAACACCCCGGCGCCCCCACCGTCTCACGGTTCGTCCTGACCAACGCGTTCCGCCCCGCCGAGCCAGAGCGCCGCAGGGGCTGGTGGTGGCCGATCGACTGCCGCCACGGCCGCGCCCTCTTCCACTCCGCCGGCGAAGGCCTCGCCGTCTGGGACCCCATGGCGGGCGACGTGCGGTGGCAGCAGGAGCCGCGCATCCCGGCCTCCGACTGCATgtactccaccgccgccgtggcgtGCGCGGCGCCCGGCTGCGACCACGACCACGACCACGGCGACTGCGGCGGAGGCCCcttcgtcctcgtcttcgtGGCCGTCGACGAGCGCCACGAGACCGCGTCGGCGTTCTCGTGCTCATCGGAGACCGGGGAGTGGAGCAGCGCGCCCTCCACCGTCCACCTCGACCGCGA GACCGTCCTCCGCTACGACCTCGCCAAGCTGGAGCTGTCGGCGATCGAGCCGCCGGAGGTGCACTCCGACGTGCTCCTCACGACGACGGAGGGCGGCGACCTGGGGCTGGCCATCCTGGACGACCAGCGCTACCTCCGCCTCTGGGCGTGGGCCGCAGACCATGGCGTCACGCGGCGGTGGGTTCGCCGGAGGGTGGTCGACCTCTTCGCCGAGCTCCCGTTCCTCCAGCACGTACTCCCGCTGAATCTGACCGGCTTCGACGAGGGCACCGGCATGATCTTCTTCCAAGCGAGCGACGGCGACTACGCCATAGATGAGCTCATGTCGTCACCACGTGCCAAGAAGCTTTGGGGGAGGGACAACTTTTCTAATGTCTTCCCCTACAGAAGCTTCTACGTTCACAGTAATAGCCTTCGGAGGCGTTTGACGTAA